A portion of the Symphalangus syndactylus isolate Jambi chromosome 13, NHGRI_mSymSyn1-v2.1_pri, whole genome shotgun sequence genome contains these proteins:
- the LOC129460475 gene encoding neurotrophin-4 isoform X1 has protein sequence MHHHTQVLREMLPLPSCSLPILLLFLLPSVPTESQPPPSTLPPFLAPEWDLLSPRVVLSRGAPAGPPLLFLLEAGAFRESAGAPANRSRRGVSETAPASRRGELAVCDAVSGWVTDRRTAVDLRGREVEVLGEVPAAGGSPLRQYFFETRCKADNAEEGGPGAGGGGCRGVDRRHWVSECKAKQSYVRALTADAQGRVGWRWIRIDTACVCTLLSRTGRA, from the exons atgcaccaccatacccag gtGCTCCGAGAGATGCTCCCTCTCCCCTCATgctccctccccatcctcctccttttcctcctccccagtGTGCCAACTGAGTCCCAACCCCCACCCTCAACGTTGCCCCCTTTTCTGGCCCCTGAGTGGGACCTTCTGTCCCCCCGAGTAGTCCTGTCTAGGGGTGCCCCTGCTGGGCCCCCTCTGCTCTTCCTGCTGGAGGCCGGGGCCTTTCGGGAGTCAGCAGGTGCCCCGGCCAACCGCAGCCGGCGTGGGGTGAGCGAAACCGCACCAGCGAGTCGTCGGGGTGAGCTGGCTGTGTGCGATGCAGTCAGTGGCTGGGTGACAGACCGCCGGACCGCTGTGGACTTGCGTGGGCGCGAGGTGGAGGTGTTGGGCGAGGTGCCTGCAGCTGGCGGCAGTCCCCTCCGCCAGTACTTCTTTGAAACCCGCTGCAAGGCTGATAACGCTGAGGAAGGTGGCCCGGGGGCAGGTGGAGGGGGCTGCCGGGGAGTGGACAGGAGGCACTGGGTATCTGAGTGCAAGGCCAAGCAGTCCTATGTGCGGGCATTGACCGCTGATGCCCAGGGCCGTGTGGGCTGGCGATGGATTCGAATTGACACTGCCTGCGTCTGCACACTCCTCAGCCGGACTGGCCGGGCCTGA
- the LOC129460475 gene encoding neurotrophin-4 isoform X2, translating into MLPLPSCSLPILLLFLLPSVPTESQPPPSTLPPFLAPEWDLLSPRVVLSRGAPAGPPLLFLLEAGAFRESAGAPANRSRRGVSETAPASRRGELAVCDAVSGWVTDRRTAVDLRGREVEVLGEVPAAGGSPLRQYFFETRCKADNAEEGGPGAGGGGCRGVDRRHWVSECKAKQSYVRALTADAQGRVGWRWIRIDTACVCTLLSRTGRA; encoded by the coding sequence ATGCTCCCTCTCCCCTCATgctccctccccatcctcctccttttcctcctccccagtGTGCCAACTGAGTCCCAACCCCCACCCTCAACGTTGCCCCCTTTTCTGGCCCCTGAGTGGGACCTTCTGTCCCCCCGAGTAGTCCTGTCTAGGGGTGCCCCTGCTGGGCCCCCTCTGCTCTTCCTGCTGGAGGCCGGGGCCTTTCGGGAGTCAGCAGGTGCCCCGGCCAACCGCAGCCGGCGTGGGGTGAGCGAAACCGCACCAGCGAGTCGTCGGGGTGAGCTGGCTGTGTGCGATGCAGTCAGTGGCTGGGTGACAGACCGCCGGACCGCTGTGGACTTGCGTGGGCGCGAGGTGGAGGTGTTGGGCGAGGTGCCTGCAGCTGGCGGCAGTCCCCTCCGCCAGTACTTCTTTGAAACCCGCTGCAAGGCTGATAACGCTGAGGAAGGTGGCCCGGGGGCAGGTGGAGGGGGCTGCCGGGGAGTGGACAGGAGGCACTGGGTATCTGAGTGCAAGGCCAAGCAGTCCTATGTGCGGGCATTGACCGCTGATGCCCAGGGCCGTGTGGGCTGGCGATGGATTCGAATTGACACTGCCTGCGTCTGCACACTCCTCAGCCGGACTGGCCGGGCCTGA
- the LOC129459648 gene encoding choriogonadotropin subunit beta variant 2-like isoform X1: protein MGRPGLRAPVSDPGEPVSLSQGLLLLLLLSMGGAWASSEPLRPRCHPVNATLPIEKEGCSVCVTVNTTICAGYCATKTRVLQSVLPPLPQVVCNYRDVRFESIRLSGCRRGVNPVVSYAVALSCQCGLCRRSTTDCGGPKDHPWTCDDPRFQASSSSKAPPPSLPSPSRLPEPADARIRP from the exons ATGGGAAGGCCAGGGCTCAGGGCTCCGGTCTCCGACCCGGGTGAACCAGTGTCCTTGTCCCAggggctgctgctgttgctgctgctgagcATGGGCGGGGCATGGGCATCCAGTGAGCCGCTTCGGCCACGGTGCCACCCCGTCAATGCCACCCTGCCGATCGAGAAGGAAGGCTGCTCCGTGTGCGTCACCGTCAACACCACCATCTGTGCCGGCTACTGCGCCACCAAG ACGAGGGTGCTGCAGTCGGTCCTGCCGCCCCTGCCTCAGGTGGTGTGCAACTACCGCGATGTGCGCTTCGAGTCCATCCGGCTCTCTGGCTGCCGGCGCGGCGTGAACCCCGTGGTCTCCTACGCCGTGGCTCTCAGCTGTCAATGTGGACTCTGCCGCCGCAGCACCACTGACTGCGGGGGTCCCAAGGACCACCCCTGGACCTGTGACGACCCCCGCTTCCAGGCCTCCTCTTCCTCAAAGGCCCCTCCCCCCAGCCTTCCGAGTCCATCCCGACTTCCGGAGCCCGCAGACGCCCGGATCCGCCCATAA
- the LOC129459648 gene encoding choriogonadotropin subunit beta 3-like isoform X2, giving the protein MEMLQGLLLLLLLSMGGAWASSEPLRPRCHPVNATLPIEKEGCSVCVTVNTTICAGYCATKTRVLQSVLPPLPQVVCNYRDVRFESIRLSGCRRGVNPVVSYAVALSCQCGLCRRSTTDCGGPKDHPWTCDDPRFQASSSSKAPPPSLPSPSRLPEPADARIRP; this is encoded by the exons ATGGAGATGCTCCAG gggctgctgctgttgctgctgctgagcATGGGCGGGGCATGGGCATCCAGTGAGCCGCTTCGGCCACGGTGCCACCCCGTCAATGCCACCCTGCCGATCGAGAAGGAAGGCTGCTCCGTGTGCGTCACCGTCAACACCACCATCTGTGCCGGCTACTGCGCCACCAAG ACGAGGGTGCTGCAGTCGGTCCTGCCGCCCCTGCCTCAGGTGGTGTGCAACTACCGCGATGTGCGCTTCGAGTCCATCCGGCTCTCTGGCTGCCGGCGCGGCGTGAACCCCGTGGTCTCCTACGCCGTGGCTCTCAGCTGTCAATGTGGACTCTGCCGCCGCAGCACCACTGACTGCGGGGGTCCCAAGGACCACCCCTGGACCTGTGACGACCCCCGCTTCCAGGCCTCCTCTTCCTCAAAGGCCCCTCCCCCCAGCCTTCCGAGTCCATCCCGACTTCCGGAGCCCGCAGACGCCCGGATCCGCCCATAA
- the KCNA7 gene encoding potassium voltage-gated channel subfamily A member 7: MEPRCPPPCGCCERLVLNVAGLRFETRARTLGRFPDTLLGDPARRGRFYDDARREYFFDRHRPSFDAVLYYYQSGGRLRRPAHVPLDVFLEEVAFYGLGAAALARLREDEGCPVPPERPLPRRAFARQLWLLFEFPESSQAARVLAVVSVLVILVSIVVFCLETLPDFRDDRDGTGLAAVAAAGPFPARLNGSSQVPGNPPRLPFNDPFFVVETLCICWFSFELLVRLLACPSKAIFFKNVMNLIDFVAILPYFVALGTELARQRGVGQQAMSLAILRVIRLVRVFRIFKLSRHSKGLQILGQTLRASMRELGLLIFFLFIGVVLFSSAVYFAEVDRVDSHFTSIPESFWWAVVTMTTVGYGDMAPVTVGGKIVGSLCAIAGVLTISLPVPVIVSNFSYFYHRETEGEEAGMFSHVDTQPCGPLEGKANGGLVDGEVPELPPPLWAPPGKHLVTEV; the protein is encoded by the exons ATGGAGCCGCGGTGCCCGCCGCCGTGCGGCTGCTGCGAGCGGCTGGTGCTCAACGTGGCGGGGCTGCGCTTCGAGACGCGGGCGCGCACGCTGGGCCGCTTCCCGGACACTCTGCTCGGGGACCCAGCGCGCCGCGGCCGCTTCTACGACGACGCGCGCCGCGAGTACTTCTTCGACCGGCACCGGCCCAGCTTCGACGCCGTGCTCTACTACTACCAGTCGGGCGGGCGGCTGCGGCGGCCAGCGCACGTGCCGCTCGAcgtcttcctggaagaggtggccTTCTACGGGCTGGGCGCGGCAGCCCTGGCGCGCCTGCGCGAGGACGAGGGCTGCCCGGTGCCGCCGGAGCGCCCCCTGCCCCGCCGCGCCTTCGCGCGCCAGCTGTGGCTGCTCTTCGAGTTTCCCGAGAGCTCTCAGGCCGCGCGCGTGCTCGCCGTAGTCTCCGTGCTGGTCATCCTCGTCTCCATCGTCGTCTTCTGCCTCGAGACACTGCCTGACTTCCGCGACGACCGCGACGGCACAGGGCTTGCTGCTGTAGCCGCAGCCGGCCCA TTCCCCGCTCGGCTGAATGGCTCCAGCCAAGTGCCTGGAAATCCACCCCGCCTGCCCTTCAATGACCCATTCTTCGTGGTGGAGACGCTGTGTATTTGTTGGTTCTCCTTTGAGCTGCTGGTACGCCTCCTGGCCTGTCCAAGCAAGGCGATCTTCTTCAAGAATGTGATGAACCTCATCGATTTTGTGGCTATCCTTCCCTACTTTGTGGCGCTGGGCACTGAGCTGGCCCGGCAGCGAGGGGTGGGACAGCAGGCCATGTCACTGGCCATCCTGAGAGTCATCCGATTGGTGCGTGTCTTCCGCATCTTCAAGCTGTCCCGGCACTCAAAGGGCCTGCAAATCTTGGGCCAGACACTTCGGGCCTCCATGCGTGAGCTGGGCCTCCTCATCTTTTTCCTCTTCATTGGTGTGGTCCTCTTTTCCAGCGCGGTCTACTTTGCCGAAGTCGACCGGGTGGACTCCCATTTCACTAGCATCCCTGAGTCCTTCTGGTGGGCGGTAGTCACCATGACTACAGTTGGCTATGGAGACATGGCACCCGTCACTGTAGGTGGCAAGATAGTGGGCTCTCTGTGTGCCATTGCCGGCGTGCTGACCATTTCCCTGCCTGTGCCCGTCATTGTCTCCAATTTCAGCTACTTTTATCACCGGGAGACAGAGGGCGAAGAGGCTGGGATGTTCAGCCATGTGGACACGCAGCCTTGTGGCCCACTGGAGGGCAAGGCCAATGGGGGGCTGGTGGACGGGGAGGTACCTGAGCTACCACCTCCACTCTGGGCACCCCCAGGGAAACACCTGGTCACCGAAGTGTGA
- the LOC129459648 gene encoding choriogonadotropin subunit beta variant 2-like isoform X3 — translation MGGAWASSEPLRPRCHPVNATLPIEKEGCSVCVTVNTTICAGYCATKTRVLQSVLPPLPQVVCNYRDVRFESIRLSGCRRGVNPVVSYAVALSCQCGLCRRSTTDCGGPKDHPWTCDDPRFQASSSSKAPPPSLPSPSRLPEPADARIRP, via the exons ATGGGCGGGGCATGGGCATCCAGTGAGCCGCTTCGGCCACGGTGCCACCCCGTCAATGCCACCCTGCCGATCGAGAAGGAAGGCTGCTCCGTGTGCGTCACCGTCAACACCACCATCTGTGCCGGCTACTGCGCCACCAAG ACGAGGGTGCTGCAGTCGGTCCTGCCGCCCCTGCCTCAGGTGGTGTGCAACTACCGCGATGTGCGCTTCGAGTCCATCCGGCTCTCTGGCTGCCGGCGCGGCGTGAACCCCGTGGTCTCCTACGCCGTGGCTCTCAGCTGTCAATGTGGACTCTGCCGCCGCAGCACCACTGACTGCGGGGGTCCCAAGGACCACCCCTGGACCTGTGACGACCCCCGCTTCCAGGCCTCCTCTTCCTCAAAGGCCCCTCCCCCCAGCCTTCCGAGTCCATCCCGACTTCCGGAGCCCGCAGACGCCCGGATCCGCCCATAA